A region from the Thauera humireducens genome encodes:
- a CDS encoding TetR/AcrR family transcriptional regulator produces MENNPKKPRVQLDRESWVTAAVEVLAEEGIAGLRVEVLAKRLKVTKGSFYWHFQDRRDLLLAILHHWKEGRIRDIIKQTRAQPGKELAQIYHVIDVYSASRSRRGMMIELAVRDWARRDAEAAAIVAEVDDVRLRCARDLFLACGVPMEEASSRCMLLYAYVFGVSLMIYEKFDSDVLRLKRDIADLIARSQSSAEASGAA; encoded by the coding sequence ATGGAAAACAACCCCAAGAAGCCCCGTGTCCAGCTCGATCGCGAAAGCTGGGTGACCGCCGCCGTAGAGGTGCTGGCCGAGGAAGGCATTGCCGGCCTGCGCGTCGAGGTGCTCGCCAAGCGCCTAAAGGTGACCAAGGGCAGTTTCTACTGGCACTTTCAGGACCGCCGCGACCTGTTGCTTGCGATCCTGCACCATTGGAAGGAAGGCCGGATCCGCGACATCATCAAGCAGACACGCGCCCAGCCCGGCAAGGAGCTGGCCCAGATCTACCACGTGATCGACGTTTACAGCGCCAGTCGAAGCCGGCGCGGCATGATGATCGAGCTTGCGGTGCGCGACTGGGCGCGGCGCGATGCAGAGGCCGCAGCAATCGTGGCCGAAGTGGATGACGTGCGCCTGCGCTGTGCACGCGATCTCTTCCTTGCCTGTGGCGTACCGATGGAAGAGGCATCCAGCCGCTGCATGCTGCTTTACGCCTATGTGTTCGGCGTTTCGCTCATGATCTACGAGAAGTTCGACAGCGACGTCCTGCGGCTGAAGCGCGACATCGCGGACCTGATCGCACGCTCGCAATCGTCCGCGGAAGCATCCGGCGCCGCCTAA
- a CDS encoding electron transfer flavoprotein subunit beta/FixA family protein, which yields MKILVPVKRVVDYNVKVRVKADGSGVDIANVKMSMNPFDEIAVEEAVRLKEAGVATEVVAVSCGIAACQETLRAAMAIGADRGILVETDVELQPLAVAKLLKAVCDKEQPSLVIAGKQAIDDDANQTGQMLSALMGWPQATFASKVTLADGKASVTREIDGGLETLSVKLPAVVTTDLRLNEPRYATLPNIMKAKKKPLDTVKPADLGVDVAPRLTTLKVSEPPKRSAGERVADVAQLVDKLKNVAKVI from the coding sequence GTGAAGATTCTCGTACCCGTCAAACGCGTTGTGGACTACAACGTCAAGGTTCGCGTCAAGGCCGATGGCAGCGGTGTGGACATCGCCAACGTCAAGATGAGCATGAACCCCTTCGACGAGATCGCGGTGGAAGAAGCCGTGCGCCTGAAGGAAGCCGGCGTGGCGACCGAAGTCGTCGCCGTGAGCTGCGGCATCGCCGCCTGCCAGGAAACCCTGCGCGCGGCGATGGCGATCGGCGCAGACCGCGGCATCCTGGTCGAGACGGACGTCGAACTGCAGCCCTTGGCCGTCGCCAAGCTGCTCAAGGCCGTGTGCGACAAGGAGCAGCCCAGCCTGGTGATCGCCGGCAAGCAGGCGATCGATGACGACGCCAACCAGACCGGGCAGATGCTCTCCGCGCTGATGGGCTGGCCGCAGGCGACCTTCGCCTCGAAGGTGACGCTTGCCGATGGCAAGGCCTCGGTCACGCGTGAGATCGACGGCGGTCTCGAGACCCTGTCCGTGAAGCTGCCGGCGGTGGTCACGACCGACCTGCGCCTGAACGAGCCGCGCTACGCCACGCTGCCCAACATCATGAAGGCCAAGAAGAAGCCGCTCGACACCGTCAAGCCGGCCGATCTGGGCGTCGACGTGGCGCCGCGCCTGACCACGCTGAAAGTGTCCGAACCGCCCAAGCGCAGCGCGGGCGAACGCGTGGCCGATGTCGCGCAGCTGGTCGACAAACTCAAGAACGTTGCGAAGGTGATCTGA
- a CDS encoding electron transfer flavoprotein subunit alpha/FixB family protein, whose translation MAILVIAEHDNQSIKAATLNTVTAATRLDGDIHVLVAGAGCGAAAEAAAKVAGVAKVLVCDAPQYEAQTAENVAELVKGLAPAYSHVLAPATSAGKNMLPRVAAQLDVAQISDIVAIESADTFVRPIYAGNALATVKSADAIKLITVRTTAFDAAGDGNAAPVEAVAAAADLGVTALVGREITKSARPELGAAKIIVSGGRGLGSGDNYHQLLEPLADKLGAALGASRAAVDAGYVPNDYQVGQTGKIVAPQLYIAIGISGAIQHLAGMKDSKVIVAINKDPEAPIFQVADYGLVGDLFEVVPQLTSAV comes from the coding sequence ATGGCCATTCTCGTCATTGCCGAACACGACAACCAATCGATCAAGGCCGCCACGCTCAACACCGTGACCGCGGCGACCAGGCTGGATGGCGACATCCACGTGCTGGTGGCCGGTGCCGGCTGCGGCGCCGCGGCCGAGGCCGCCGCCAAGGTCGCCGGCGTGGCCAAGGTGCTGGTGTGCGACGCCCCGCAGTACGAAGCCCAGACGGCCGAGAACGTCGCCGAACTGGTCAAGGGCCTGGCCCCGGCCTACAGCCACGTGCTCGCCCCGGCCACCTCGGCCGGCAAGAACATGCTGCCGCGCGTGGCCGCACAGCTCGACGTCGCCCAGATCAGCGACATCGTCGCGATCGAGTCCGCCGACACCTTCGTGCGTCCGATCTACGCCGGTAACGCGCTGGCCACGGTCAAGAGCGCCGATGCCATCAAGCTCATCACGGTGCGTACCACCGCCTTCGACGCCGCCGGTGACGGCAACGCCGCGCCGGTGGAAGCCGTGGCGGCGGCGGCCGATCTCGGCGTGACGGCGCTGGTCGGTCGCGAGATCACCAAGAGTGCTCGTCCCGAACTGGGCGCAGCCAAGATCATCGTCTCGGGCGGCCGGGGCCTGGGTAGCGGCGACAACTACCACCAGCTGCTCGAGCCGCTGGCGGACAAGCTCGGCGCGGCGCTGGGTGCCTCGCGCGCGGCGGTCGACGCCGGCTACGTGCCCAACGACTATCAGGTCGGGCAGACCGGCAAGATCGTCGCGCCGCAACTCTACATCGCCATCGGCATCTCGGGCGCGATCCAGCACCTGGCGGGCATGAAGGATTCCAAGGTGATCGTGGCGATCAACAAGGATCCGGAGGCGCCGATCTTCCAGGTGGCCGACTACGGCCTGGTGGGGGATCTGTTCGAGGTCGTTCCGCAACTCACCTCGGCGGTCTGA
- a CDS encoding energy-coupling factor ABC transporter permease translates to MNLASSLFPAAWHGVMLVLSLAVAWQTLRRAPWRRLLVSSQLNLLLGFAVGLTLMWSLKAGVKPGLNLHMLGAMAATLTLGPWLAVVALAAALSGVTLNGAIEWDAWPINFILMAVLPVAIASGIQRCIERWLPAHFFVFIFVTSFAGAALTVMLQGLIASAAMVVAGAYSAEFLLSDYLPFFLLLGFSEAWISGAIVTLLVVYRPDWVAGFDDSRYLLNK, encoded by the coding sequence ATGAACCTTGCGAGTTCGCTGTTCCCAGCGGCTTGGCACGGCGTCATGCTGGTGCTCTCGCTGGCGGTCGCCTGGCAGACGCTACGTCGTGCGCCCTGGCGGCGCCTGCTGGTGAGTTCCCAGCTCAACCTGCTGCTGGGCTTCGCCGTCGGACTCACGCTCATGTGGAGCCTGAAGGCCGGCGTAAAACCCGGACTCAACCTCCACATGCTCGGGGCCATGGCCGCGACACTCACGCTTGGGCCGTGGCTCGCCGTGGTCGCGCTCGCTGCGGCACTGAGCGGGGTCACCCTCAACGGGGCGATCGAATGGGACGCCTGGCCGATCAACTTCATCTTGATGGCGGTGCTCCCGGTAGCCATCGCGAGCGGTATCCAGCGATGCATCGAGAGATGGTTGCCCGCTCACTTTTTCGTCTTCATTTTCGTGACGAGTTTTGCCGGCGCGGCGCTGACAGTCATGCTGCAGGGATTGATTGCGTCGGCCGCGATGGTCGTAGCGGGCGCCTACAGCGCCGAATTCCTGCTCAGCGACTATCTGCCGTTCTTTCTGCTGCTCGGTTTCTCCGAAGCGTGGATCAGCGGCGCCATCGTCACACTGCTGGTGGTTTACCGACCCGATTGGGTGGCGGGCTTCGACGACAGCCGCTACCTGCTGAACAAGTAA
- a CDS encoding acyl-CoA dehydrogenase, with protein sequence MSNYSAPIRDMQFVMRELAGLDEVAQLPGNEEVSPDLVDAILEEADKFASGVLAPLNWTGDQEGAKWNDGAVATAPGWKEAYTQFAESGWTALAGDPNYGGQGLPKLLSTAVMEMWKSANMAFSLCPMLTTGAIEALLLRGTDEQKAMYLPKMISGEWTGTMNLTEPQAGSDLAAVRTKAEPQGDGTYKIFGQKIFITYGDHDMTDNIIHLVLARLPDAPEGVKGISLFVVPKFMVNANGSLGARNDVHCVSIEHKLGIHASPTCVLAFGDKGGAIGTLVGEPNRGLEYMFIMMNEARFAVGMEGLALSERAYQHALQYAKDRVQGTDAGVRGGPKVNILHHADVRRLLMNMKSKTEAMRALAYVVGAAFDKAHNHPDEAVRAQNQAFVDLMIPVVKGWCTENSIDVTSDGVQVHGGMGFIEETGAAQHFRDSRITTIYEGTTAIQANDLIGRKIARENGVTIAGVIKTMRAVEAELAAAGDAALGAIAKSLGAGVSALEEAVAYILATYSQDIKAASVGSVPFLKLLGIVAGGWQMGRAALVAKRKLEAGEGEASFYKTKIVTARFYADHVLAQASGLAYTIVNGAAGALELSEEQF encoded by the coding sequence ATGAGCAACTACAGCGCCCCGATCCGTGACATGCAGTTCGTGATGCGCGAGCTGGCCGGCCTCGACGAAGTCGCACAGCTGCCCGGCAACGAGGAAGTGTCCCCCGACCTGGTCGATGCCATTCTCGAGGAAGCCGACAAGTTCGCCAGCGGCGTGCTCGCTCCGCTGAACTGGACAGGCGACCAGGAAGGCGCGAAGTGGAACGATGGCGCCGTGGCGACCGCGCCGGGCTGGAAGGAGGCCTACACGCAGTTCGCCGAATCGGGCTGGACGGCGCTCGCAGGTGATCCGAACTACGGTGGCCAGGGCCTGCCCAAGCTGCTGTCGACGGCGGTGATGGAAATGTGGAAGTCGGCCAACATGGCGTTCTCGCTGTGCCCGATGCTCACCACGGGCGCCATCGAGGCGCTGCTGCTGCGCGGAACGGACGAGCAGAAGGCCATGTACCTGCCCAAGATGATCTCGGGCGAATGGACCGGCACCATGAACCTGACCGAGCCGCAAGCCGGTTCGGACCTCGCCGCCGTCCGTACCAAGGCGGAACCGCAGGGTGATGGCACCTACAAGATCTTCGGCCAGAAGATCTTCATCACCTACGGCGACCACGACATGACGGACAACATCATCCATCTCGTGCTTGCCCGCCTGCCGGATGCGCCGGAAGGGGTGAAGGGGATCTCGCTGTTCGTCGTGCCGAAGTTCATGGTCAATGCCAACGGCAGCCTGGGCGCGCGCAACGACGTGCATTGCGTTTCGATCGAGCACAAGCTCGGCATCCACGCCAGCCCGACCTGCGTCCTCGCCTTCGGCGACAAGGGTGGCGCGATCGGCACGCTGGTGGGCGAGCCCAACCGCGGCCTCGAGTACATGTTCATCATGATGAACGAAGCCCGCTTCGCGGTCGGCATGGAAGGTCTGGCACTGTCCGAGCGCGCGTACCAGCATGCGCTGCAGTATGCCAAGGATCGCGTGCAGGGCACCGACGCGGGCGTGCGCGGCGGACCGAAGGTCAACATCCTTCACCACGCCGATGTCCGTCGCCTGCTGATGAACATGAAGAGCAAGACCGAGGCGATGCGGGCACTCGCCTACGTCGTCGGCGCGGCGTTCGACAAGGCGCACAACCACCCGGACGAAGCCGTCCGCGCTCAGAACCAGGCCTTCGTCGACCTGATGATCCCGGTGGTCAAGGGCTGGTGCACCGAGAACTCGATCGACGTTACGTCCGACGGCGTGCAGGTTCATGGCGGCATGGGCTTCATCGAGGAAACGGGTGCCGCGCAGCACTTCCGCGATTCGCGCATCACCACGATCTACGAGGGCACGACGGCAATCCAGGCGAACGACCTGATCGGACGCAAGATCGCCCGCGAAAACGGCGTCACCATCGCCGGCGTGATCAAGACGATGCGTGCAGTCGAGGCTGAACTAGCCGCCGCCGGTGATGCCGCGCTGGGCGCGATCGCAAAATCGCTGGGCGCCGGCGTGTCGGCGTTGGAGGAAGCCGTGGCCTACATCCTGGCCACCTACAGCCAGGACATCAAGGCCGCATCGGTCGGCTCCGTGCCCTTCCTGAAACTGCTGGGCATTGTTGCCGGCGGCTGGCAGATGGGGCGCGCCGCGCTGGTCGCGAAGCGCAAGCTGGAAGCCGGTGAAGGTGAAGCGTCCTTCTACAAGACGAAGATCGTGACCGCGCGCTTCTACGCTGACCACGTGCTGGCTCAGGCCTCGGGTCTGGCCTACACCATCGTCAACGGCGCGGCAGGCGCCCTTGAACTGAGCGAAGAGCAGTTCTGA
- a CDS encoding peptidylprolyl isomerase, which translates to MKRFPSRLAIALMAGFIALPAAAAESLAKVNGIAIPAERAEAMLAEQRAQGAPESQQLKDAVREELIRREVLSQEAANKGLAKKADVQAQMEMAKQAILIRAYLQDFVKNNPVSDADLKKEYDAIKSRMGDKEYKPRHVLVETEDEAKAIIAKLQSGTAFEEVAKDSRDPGSKDRGGDLGWSNPGMFVKPFSDAMVGLEKGKFTTTPVKSDFGYHVIQLDDVRATQAPPFEEVKPQLQQRLQQQKVEKHVIDLRAKAKVE; encoded by the coding sequence ATGAAACGCTTTCCCAGCCGCCTCGCAATTGCCCTGATGGCCGGCTTCATTGCCCTCCCCGCGGCTGCCGCCGAATCGCTTGCCAAGGTCAACGGCATTGCAATTCCTGCTGAACGTGCCGAGGCGATGCTCGCCGAACAGCGTGCCCAGGGCGCACCTGAAAGCCAGCAGCTCAAGGATGCCGTTCGCGAGGAACTGATTCGTCGCGAAGTGCTGAGTCAGGAGGCCGCCAACAAGGGTCTCGCCAAGAAGGCCGACGTCCAGGCCCAGATGGAGATGGCCAAGCAGGCCATCCTGATCCGCGCCTATCTGCAGGATTTCGTCAAGAACAACCCGGTCAGCGACGCCGACCTGAAGAAGGAATACGACGCGATCAAGAGCCGGATGGGTGACAAGGAGTACAAGCCCCGTCACGTGCTGGTCGAGACCGAAGACGAGGCCAAGGCGATCATCGCCAAGCTGCAGTCCGGCACTGCTTTCGAAGAAGTGGCCAAGGATTCGCGCGATCCGGGCTCGAAGGATCGCGGCGGCGATCTGGGCTGGAGCAACCCGGGCATGTTCGTGAAGCCCTTCTCCGACGCCATGGTGGGTCTCGAGAAGGGCAAGTTCACGACCACGCCGGTCAAGAGCGACTTCGGGTATCACGTCATCCAGCTCGATGACGTGCGCGCGACTCAGGCGCCCCCGTTCGAAGAAGTCAAGCCGCAGTTGCAGCAGCGCCTGCAGCAGCAGAAGGTCGAGAAGCACGTGATCGACCTGCGCGCGAAGGCGAAGGTCGAGTAA